A genomic segment from Peromyscus maniculatus bairdii isolate BWxNUB_F1_BW_parent chromosome 11, HU_Pman_BW_mat_3.1, whole genome shotgun sequence encodes:
- the LOC102920532 gene encoding small ubiquitin-related modifier 2 has product MADEKPKEGVKTENNDHIHLKVAGQDGSVVQFKIKRHTPLSKLMKAYCERQGLSVRQIRFRFDGQPINETDTPAQLEMEDEDTVDVFQQQTGGVY; this is encoded by the coding sequence ATGGCCGACGAGAAACCCAAGGAAGGAGTCAAGACTGAGAACAACGATCATATTCATTTGAAGGTGGCGGGGCAGGATGGTTCTGTGGTGCAGTTTAAGATTAAGAGGCATACACCACTTAGTAAACTAATGAAAGCCTATTGTGAACGACAGGGTTTGTCAGTGAGGCAGATCAGATTCCGGTTTGATGGGCAACCAATCAATGAAACAGATACACCTGCACAGTTGGAAATGGAGGATGAAGATACGGTTGATGTGTTCCAGCAGCAGACAGGAGGTGTCTACTAA